The following is a genomic window from Bacteroidia bacterium.
ACGGATCAGGGGAAAACCGAAAACAATTTTCTCGTCTTCGACCGCGTGACCTTCGAATTCGTCGGCATGTTCCATGGTTCCGCGACTCGCAACACAGACGGTATCGTGCTTACGCAACGCAGCTTCGATTCCTTTGCGGCAGGTGCATTTTTCGCGATCCATGACGACGGCAATGTTTCCGCATTCGATTGGTCCGAGATCGCAAAAGCTCTGAAACTCGCGCGGACCTGCGTGCAATAAACGGCACCCTCGCGTCAGTGAAGCCTTCCGTTCGGATCAGCCGATCGATACACTTCTTCCCTGTCTCTCTGCCATCGCAGACCGCACTTCAGGCACCGATACACCGGTGCCTGAATTTTTTCTGAGCATGTTGAGGGGGAGGCGGAAACCGGAACACTGCGCGTGTGGCGTTCTGTCAATTCTCCATTGACAGGGAGACGCGAGGACGATACGGCGTCCGTCTCGTGCGGTATCAGTGTGCGTTATAAGCGCACTCTTTACATATATCAACACAATGCGTATATTATAATTCTCTACGGTGAGCGTAGCTCAGTTGGCAGAGCATCAGATTGTGGCTCTGAGGGTCGCGGGTTCAAGCCCCGTCGCTCACCCCGGAACAAGCGGACACCCCAGTGGTGTCCGCTTTCTGTTTGTCGCACGCATTGGTCGTAACGCCAGGCGTGTGAGAAACGGAAGGGACAAGCGCGTCAAAGGACGTTGATCCTCCACGTACCGTAATGGTAAAAAAAGGACGGCCCGGTGGCCGTCCTCTGACTGTTGATCTGTGCAGGTTGTCAGTATTTCGCCTGCCGGGCTTTGGCCGCCGCATCCCATTCAGGAATGATTTTGCTCAGGAAGTCCTGTTTCTCTGTATTCAGCACCGCCATGTCGAGTCCGATAAATGCCTGCGCCTTTGCCTTCGTGCTGATGTCGGGCAGGGGAATGGCGTCCGTATAGCCGCGCTTGGCGAGGACACGGACGATCTGCGCCCGTGCGGCTTCAGCCTTTTGAATCGCATTCGCCATAGTGCGGCTGGCCTCTACCGGGGAGTGGAAACCGAGGCCGTTGGCGGCGGCCACCCAGTCCCAGCGCCACTGTGCCTGACGGATGAGCTTGAGCACGGGTGCCATCTCGCTTTCCGTGGCGCCCTTGTCCCAGGCAAACTTGGCTTCGATATGCGCCTTGGCGAGCGCATCCTCGGCCAGCTTGCGCATTTCCTCCATTTTGTCCTGACGTTCATACACATCGCGGAGCAGATTCTGCTCACTTTCGCGGTGGCAGACCTGGCAGGAATTGGCGATGTTCGCGAGCGGGCTCTGAATCTTGTGGTCGGTGAACTTCACGCCGCCTTCGCTGCGGTAGGGCATGTGACAATCCGCACAAGATACTCCGCGCTTAGCGTGAATGCCCGTCATGTACAGCTCATAATCGGGATGCTGTGCTTTGATGATCGGCGCACGACTGAGTTTGTGGACAAAATCCACATGCTCGATTTCGTCGTAGTAGGCTTCCATTTCCTCCGCGGAAAAGCCCTTATCCCAAGGGAAGGTGAGGTATTTCTCTTCCTTGCCCTTGAAGTAATACTCCACATGGCATTGCGCGCACACGAGCGAGCGCATTTCCTGATGGGTCGCCTTGCTGATGTCTTTGCCCTGGCGCTGGAAGGCCTCGATGAGCGCCGGGCGCGTGATACGAAGATTCATTGACTTGGGATCGTGGCAATCCTGACAACCGATGTTGTTGACGATTTCCGGACCCATGTTGGCCCAGGTGTCCTTGTAAAATTCGGCGACGCCTTTCTGATTCATCATACGCGGGACGTCCGTACTTTTGCAACTCCAGCAGGTTGCAGGTTGCGGGACGGCTGTGCGCAGCGTATTGCGCACATCGTCTACCGCGTGATAATGACCGCGGCCCTGCTTGTAATCGCGCGAAAACGCATACCCTGCCCAGAGAACCACCAGATTGGGGTAATGTTCGAGGTAGTCGATTTCGGCGGAACCGCCGTGTTTACTCGAAAAGCTGCCGTCGGCGGTTTCAGCATAGCGTTCGTATTGCCGGGGATAATTTTCGCCCCAGACCTCGTTGCGCGGCTCCCAGTCCGCGATGGGTTTTACCTGCACCACGAGTTGCGATTCGCCGCGTCGTTCCATAATGGAAGCGCCAAGCAAACCGATGAGGAAGACAACAACGACGGTGCCGAGAAACAGCGTCCAACCCAGCCAGGGCTTTTCCTGAACGATGTCCATGATTCGACGTTTCATGAGTGCTCCTTCTGCGTACTGTTATTTTTCGGATTGTTCAATGAAAGTTTCCAGCCAGGAGGGCATGACCGCTCCCGGAATTGGCACGCGCGCGTGTGGCGTGGACGCAAGACTTTTCACACGTCCATGCGGAACTTCGCGGTGGCAGTCCCAGCACAGCAGGCCCTCACCCGCGGCTGCGGACGTGGCGGTAACGCTGCGCGACGAGACCTTATGAATCAGATCGCTGTGACAGCGTATGCAGTTTTCCTGCACCACACCGACACCAGCGTCTTTGATTTGAATCACCTGCGGTTCCAGACGCAGTGTAAACATCGTTGCATGACGCAATCCGTCACTCGCTTTGAAAGCGTAGGTGCGGACGATGTTGTCATGCGGCACATGACAGTCGTTGCAGGTCGTCACACGCCCGTGGCTGCCATGTTGCCAGGTGGCGTACTGAGGCGTCATGACATGGCAGTTGACGCATGCCAGCGGATCGTCGGACATGTACGACACCGCATTGCTGATGTAGAGCGTCAGCGCCCCGAGACCGCCGAGCACGCCGAGCAGCAGTATCACGGGCAAACGCCACTGCGGCGGGGGGATAAGAAAACGAATGATTCTATTCATGGCTCTCGCCTGTGGTTCAGAAATTGACCGTCGTCATAACATAGCCCCATGTGCTGCTCTCTGTCGTCGTTCCGATGGCGCGAAGTACGGGGCGGTCGGCATTCGCGCTGAACATGGAGAAGCCTGCCGTCATTCCGACAACTTCCGCCAGTTTCCATTTGGCCGTCACATCTATTTCGGTGCCGATGCTGGACGACCACTCCGGATCGCGCGTGGGCAGGGCTTTCACCGGATCGGTGACTGTGCTGAACAGATGCACGTCCACAGCGAAAACGACATCCTTTACCGGCACGATGCTCACCTGGCCGATGATATCCATCAGTCCCAGATTGCTTGTGTGTGTCGGAATGTTCGTGAAGTAATCCATAAAGCCGTAGAATTTGTGATTCGTGCCGTACAGCGTATTGAAGACGCCATAGGTGTCCGTTTTTTCCGGATCGCTGCCGGACAAGCGATCAATACCTGCGCCGATACGCAATCCCAGCGCATCCGGGAAGCGATAGCCCACCCGTGCACCGATCATATTCGCGGAGATATGATGTTTCTCCTCGTTCTGCACCATGATATGATCGCCGAACTGCATCGCACCTTCGATCTCGTAATCCAGCATGCCTATATGCCCACCCGCGACGACACCGGCGGTATGCCGGTTCTGCCGGACGAGGGAGCCGGCGGGAGTATCGAAAAGCCAGAAGGCATTGACGCTGTTCCTGCTTCCTTCCGGCGTCCAGACTCCCCAGAGACCGGTAAGGAAGACGTCGCGCGCATAGTCGATATTGATGGGATTGCGGGCGATGGCCGCACCGATCGCGTCCACCCGTACGTCACCGAGATGCACACGCAGCACGCCGGCGTCGAAGGACTGCCCGAAGTTGCTCCAGTCGATGCCGCCGAGCAGGCGTTCATTGGCATAGGAGAGCACCTGACGCCCGAGTTTGAAACTGACATAGCCGTCCGCGCAGCCGGTGACTTCGACATATCCCTGTCGCAAATCGAACGCCGACGCGCCGATATTCTGGGTGCTTGCGCTCCCTCCAAAGAAGCGGGCGTCCTGCACTTCCACCACGACGTTTACGCGATCAGTGATGGTGGCTTTGGCCCCCAGGCGTGCACGAAGCAGATGAAAGGCATCCATGTGTGCATTCTCGAGGAAAATCTTGTCGCTGAATTCGCTCCGCTCACGAAGCTGTCCGGTAACGGTGATCGTCTGCGCATGCACCAATGTCGTGGTAATGAGCAGCAGAATACCGACAGTGAGAGATCTCAACATACGGCCTCCAATTGGTGAGAAATGAAACTCGTGTGTAGGAAAAGAGTCGATCGTGTCGTGCGGAAACGTAGGCAACGGGGAATGGGCCACGGAGAGGAGGCACTCGCGCGCGGCACGGGCAAGACCGCAGAGCCGTCCCCGGAGTACACCGATCCGCTTCCCGTGCATGAGATGATGCGCGAGGATGAGAACAGACTGTTCTGTTGGTTACGGACGAAACAGATCGCCCGTATTCGTGCAAGGTGCAAACTGGCTCCTTGACGCGCCTTACGCGTCGTTAGGGAGTGGAGGTGCGGTTTCCGTTTGTTCCGGCGCCGTGTTGCGTGCCATAAGGATAGTCCTCGGGTTCCGCTGGCGCGCTGCCCTGATTGTGCTGATAGATGGGATTGTCTATGTCCTTGATACGTCTGGAAAATTCCTGCTCGCTCACATTGCTGTGCCAGTTGCCCGTAAGCATGCCGATGCCGGTTACGAGCATGAACGTGCCTATCACCGCCGCGGCCACCCAAAGCGGCTTCCATTCGAAGCGGCTTTTTTTCGACGCTTTGAGCTGCAGGGTGTTTATTACAGGACACACATCCACGCAAGCCATGCAGCTGGTGCATTCGTCTGACATGACGACACGCAGACGATCCACCGCGATATTGTTGGGGCAGACCTTGCTGCACTTCGCGCAGTCGATGCAGCTCTCGGCATTGCGGGTAATGCGGAAGGGACTTAGCAGTCCGATAAAGCCAAGCAGCGCACCGTATGGACAAAGATAGCGGCACCAGAAATTCCTGATGAACAGTGAGAATAGGACCAGTAAAGCGATAACTGTGAGCGAAAAGCGCGATATGTCCACAAAAAACAAAAGCATTTTGACATCTGCAACCTTATTGTACGGGCTGTCCAGAAACATGCGCAGGGACAATGCGTCCATCTGGAAAAACACCACCCAAATCAGGAACAACAGCATGATGTATTTAAGAGAGCGCAACGGATAATCGAGCCATTTCCAGACGCGGAAATTCCGGCCGAAGATTTTTTTTCCGAATTCGCCGATATTTTCCGACAGCGTTCCGACGGGACAAAACCAGCTGCAGAAGGATTTTTTCAGCAGAATGGACATCACCACGATGGCGAGGAGGATAAACAGCCCCGCGGGGTGCACGCCATGGATTTCGCCGCTGAGAAGCAGATACCACAGACTCATCAGCGATGAGATCGGGAGGAAGCCCTCAACGCCCGGTGGACGAGTGATCGCGAGAGTAGCGCTCCCTTCGTGCAGGTAAAACCAGAGGATGAACTCCACCCCTATCCAGAGGCAGAGAGCGAGAAAGGCGAATTGCACCCAGAAACGGATTTGCTGTCCGTTCGTGCTTTGCCGTTTCTCCAGGTGCTTCGTGACGTCGCGCATAATGTAGACTTTCTTGTCGATGATATAGGCAAAAAAAAATCAGCTCATTTGGGCGTAGCGGTTGATGACATTGGCGATTTTCTCACGGGACAGGGGAAGCAGGTCCGCGAGACTGTCGTTGGACAGCATGGCGCGGAAGCGCTCGCGCACTTCGCCCCAGTGGTCATGTACGGGGCAGGGTTTGCCGGTGCCGCAGCCGGGGAAGCCGAGAATGCAGGTATCGAAAAAATCGAGTCCATCAATGGCACCGACAATATCAATGATGTGGATGTCGGATGCGTCCCGTTGCAGGGTAAATCCCCCGTGCACACCCTTATA
Proteins encoded in this region:
- the nrfH gene encoding cytochrome c nitrite reductase small subunit — translated: MNRIIRFLIPPPQWRLPVILLLGVLGGLGALTLYISNAVSYMSDDPLACVNCHVMTPQYATWQHGSHGRVTTCNDCHVPHDNIVRTYAFKASDGLRHATMFTLRLEPQVIQIKDAGVGVVQENCIRCHSDLIHKVSSRSVTATSAAAGEGLLCWDCHREVPHGRVKSLASTPHARVPIPGAVMPSWLETFIEQSEK
- a CDS encoding alginate export family protein produces the protein MLRSLTVGILLLITTTLVHAQTITVTGQLRERSEFSDKIFLENAHMDAFHLLRARLGAKATITDRVNVVVEVQDARFFGGSASTQNIGASAFDLRQGYVEVTGCADGYVSFKLGRQVLSYANERLLGGIDWSNFGQSFDAGVLRVHLGDVRVDAIGAAIARNPINIDYARDVFLTGLWGVWTPEGSRNSVNAFWLFDTPAGSLVRQNRHTAGVVAGGHIGMLDYEIEGAMQFGDHIMVQNEEKHHISANMIGARVGYRFPDALGLRIGAGIDRLSGSDPEKTDTYGVFNTLYGTNHKFYGFMDYFTNIPTHTSNLGLMDIIGQVSIVPVKDVVFAVDVHLFSTVTDPVKALPTRDPEWSSSIGTEIDVTAKWKLAEVVGMTAGFSMFSANADRPVLRAIGTTTESSTWGYVMTTVNF
- a CDS encoding 4Fe-4S binding protein, coding for MRDVTKHLEKRQSTNGQQIRFWVQFAFLALCLWIGVEFILWFYLHEGSATLAITRPPGVEGFLPISSLMSLWYLLLSGEIHGVHPAGLFILLAIVVMSILLKKSFCSWFCPVGTLSENIGEFGKKIFGRNFRVWKWLDYPLRSLKYIMLLFLIWVVFFQMDALSLRMFLDSPYNKVADVKMLLFFVDISRFSLTVIALLVLFSLFIRNFWCRYLCPYGALLGFIGLLSPFRITRNAESCIDCAKCSKVCPNNIAVDRLRVVMSDECTSCMACVDVCPVINTLQLKASKKSRFEWKPLWVAAAVIGTFMLVTGIGMLTGNWHSNVSEQEFSRRIKDIDNPIYQHNQGSAPAEPEDYPYGTQHGAGTNGNRTSTP
- a CDS encoding Rrf2 family transcriptional regulator — its product is MAFFSKACEYGIQATLYIATRGDRRVGIKEIASELHIPVHFLAKILQSLSEKHVLTSYKGVHGGFTLQRDASDIHIIDIVGAIDGLDFFDTCILGFPGCGTGKPCPVHDHWGEVRERFRAMLSNDSLADLLPLSREKIANVINRYAQMS
- the nrfA gene encoding ammonia-forming cytochrome c nitrite reductase, producing the protein MKRRIMDIVQEKPWLGWTLFLGTVVVVFLIGLLGASIMERRGESQLVVQVKPIADWEPRNEVWGENYPRQYERYAETADGSFSSKHGGSAEIDYLEHYPNLVVLWAGYAFSRDYKQGRGHYHAVDDVRNTLRTAVPQPATCWSCKSTDVPRMMNQKGVAEFYKDTWANMGPEIVNNIGCQDCHDPKSMNLRITRPALIEAFQRQGKDISKATHQEMRSLVCAQCHVEYYFKGKEEKYLTFPWDKGFSAEEMEAYYDEIEHVDFVHKLSRAPIIKAQHPDYELYMTGIHAKRGVSCADCHMPYRSEGGVKFTDHKIQSPLANIANSCQVCHRESEQNLLRDVYERQDKMEEMRKLAEDALAKAHIEAKFAWDKGATESEMAPVLKLIRQAQWRWDWVAAANGLGFHSPVEASRTMANAIQKAEAARAQIVRVLAKRGYTDAIPLPDISTKAKAQAFIGLDMAVLNTEKQDFLSKIIPEWDAAAKARQAKY